The DNA region CAAGCTCGTCGACCAGTTCGTCGCGAAGACCGACGACGCCTACCACCTCACGCCCTCCGGCGCGAAGGCCGTCGACCTCGTCCTCGACGAGCGCTTCGGCCCCGCACCCGCGCCCATCGACCAGCCCGCCGGGGCCGACTGTCCCCGGTGCGATACCGAACTGCGGGCACGATACGAAGATGGCGACCTCGAACTGGCGTGTCCCGCCTGCGAGACCCTGGTCCATTACGGCTACTTCCCACCTCGCGGCCGGGCGACCCGGGACCCGGACGCGTTCCTCGACGCCTACTCCCAGCGCCTCTGGCGTGACTTCACCCTCGCCCACCGCGGCGTCTGCCCGCACTGCAGCGGCCGGATGGACACCCGGGTCGAGGCGGACCTCGACTGGTACCTCGACTACGCCGCGAAGAGCACCTGCCACGATTGCGGGGCCACGGTCGGGTCCACCATCGGGCTCCGACTCCTGGCCGACCCCTCGGTCGTCGCCTTCCTCGGTGACCACGGTATCCACGCCGACGAACGGCGCTTCTGGACCTTCGACTTCTGCCTCGACGACGACGGGGTGCGGGTCCGGTCGACCGACCCACCCCGGTACCTCGTCCCCGTCGCGGCCGGTGACGAGACGCTCGAGGTCACGGTCGACGCGTCGGCGGCGGTCGTCGAGACGGCACGGCGGACCCCACGGTAGAATTCGAGAGAAGCAGGGGTGGGTTGACGCCCCGGTTATCGCCTGACGCGCATCGGGTCGTCGGCAGAGATGAACGGTTCGGCAGCCTCGCTCGTGGCGAGTGCGAGGCCATTCTCGTCGGTCCGAGTCGCGACCCAGTCCGGCAGCGGCGGGATGTCGTAGTCCTCGGGCGCCCGGAACCTGGCCGCGATGGTCCACGACCGGGCTCTCATTCCGGCCCCGTCGGCCGCATCCTTCCCGGGGGCGGTCTCGGCTTCGCTCGGGTGTCGACTCTCGCCCTGGCTGTTCGGTTCGGCGTCGCTCATCTCAGAGGTCGCCGGTGACGATGTCTGCGACGCGCTGGTGGTCGAACAGCTGCTCGTCTTCGGGAAGGGCCGGATAGGACTGCCCCTCCTCGAACCGCGGCCACTCGCCGAACTGGTCGGGGTAGAGCTGCTTCGCGGTCATCTCCAGCTGCAGGAGGTTCTGGAGCGGGCCCTGGAAGGACTGGCCAGAGGCGTAGAAGCGGTCGTTCTTGACCGCGCTCAACTCCTGCCCGATTGGGTCCTCGGAGACCGCCTTCGTGATCTTCGTCCAGTCGTAGAACGGCGTCACCGCGAAGTTGTGCAGGATGACGTCCGGGTCGACCTCCAGCATCCCCTCGTAGTCGTACGCCGCGTCGTAGTTCTCGTCGTAGGTGCGGTCGCTGTCCGCGAAGGCGTCGCGGGCACCCATCGGCCGGGTGTGCGCCTTCCCGAACCCGGGACCGCTTATCTTGTAGGGGTAGAACTTCCCCTCCCAGAACGCCACGAGCCCGACCGTCGGTCGCTCGTTCTTCGGCGGCAGGTTCGCCCGGATGTGCCCGTAGAGCGTCTCGTACTCGGCTTTGAGCGCCTCGAACCGCTCTCGCTCCTGGAACACGTCTGCGACCCGTTCGGTGATCTCCCAGATGGTGTAGTACCGGTATCCGTCTCGCCATCCCTCGGGCGGTTGCGTGTGTTCGCGGCTGTACCGGTTGGCGAACCACGGGCCGATCTGGTTCCGGATCTCCTCGGTGTCCGTCTTCGACCAGTTGTCGAAATTCGAGAGCCACGCCGGGTCCATCAGGTGGACGTCGCTGTCGAGTTCGTAGAGAATCTCCTTGTCGAACGAACTGTTGCTGAAGAGCTTCGTCAGACCACCCGTATCGATGCTGACCCCGTCGAAGGCGTCGAGGAAGTAGCCGAGGCCCTTCCCGTAGGACTCCGGGAACCCGAGCGAGTTCAGGCTGTCGGCGTGGCCGAGCGCCACGAGCATGTCCGCGTACTGCGGACTGTACGCCATCACGTTCGTCGGGACCTCGTCGAACGTCACCTCGCCGACCGGGGAGATGGACGCGGTGTAGCTGGTGTCCTCGGTCGTGGTCGCCTCGGTCTCGGGGGCGGTCGTCTCGGTCGCCGTTCCGGCGCCGGCCCGTGTCTGGTCGGTGGTCGCGGTCGAGTCGCTGTCGCCTGTACAGCCTGCGAGCAGGCTCCCGCCGACGACGGCACCACCGTACCGGAGGTAGTCCCGTCGCGTGGGTCGGTCTACGTCGTTCGTCTCGTCGGACATAGGATTTAGGCTCGCCTAAAGATTGATAGTACTTTCGACTTTTAGGCCGGCCTAAATATCGGCGGGGTGCTATCGTTCGTATCACGTCGATACACAACTTCCGGGAAACCGACCGAAACAGAGTGGATTCGTCGTGCACGTTCGAAGACATTGTCAGTGTCCAGTGACTGAGGGGTCGAGTTTTAGGCGGTGCGAAAAATGAATGTCTGATAGAACTAGTCCCGCCAGCTGACAGAATTCTGGCCCTCTGGCGCTTCTAGATACAATTTTTAGGCACCCCAAATCCCACAGATTTATGATACTAGTGGGCCAAGCACCACTTGCAATGAGCGCAGAAGGACTCGAACGGCAGACGCGGAACTACCTGAGCAACAACGTCCCCCAGATCCAGCAACACGGCGGCTCCTTCGAGATCCGCGACGTGGACGAGGCGTCCGGTCGCGCGACCGTCGCCATCGGCGGTGCCTGCTCCGGCTGTGGCATCGCGCCGATGACGATGAAGGCCATCGAGCGCCGGCTCCCCGAGAGCGTGGAGGGGCTCGAGGAGGTCGAGGTCGTCCGCTCGGGCGGCCCCCGCGCCGCGGTGATGCCCTCGAAGACCGACGAGATGGAGGACATGGACGAGTACGAGGACTACAGCCCGCCGTTCTGAGCGGCGAGTGGTGAACAAGACGTCGGCCGTCGGACGCGGTTCCGGTTCTATTCTCTCTCGACCCAGTCCGGGTCAGTGCGGCGCCCCACACCGCGGACAGAACGGGACGTCGTCGTCGGGAAGGGTGAGCCCGCATCCCGGACACTCGTCAGCGTCGGCGGGCGTCCTCACCGCTTCGACCGCGTCGGCCGTCGTCTCGCGGACCGATTCGAGCGTCCCGGGCGAAGCGTTCCCGCCTGCGTCGTTCGAGTTCTCCAGGTCACCGGTGGCGAAGCGCGCCCGGTCTGCGACGAACCCGTCCTCGTCGTCGGTGAGGCCTGGGACCCCGTCGGGGAGCGCCGACTCGACCGCATCGCTCCGTGCGAGGAGGCCGAGCGCCTCCGCGGCTCGTCCCCTGACCTGTGGGTTCTCGTCGTCGAGCCGGTCGGCGAGCGCGTCCTGCACGTCCGCCAGTGCCGCCGGCGAGGCACAGCCGACGACGACCAGGCCGGTCGTCAGGTGGTACCGGACGAGGTCGCTCTCGTCGTCGAGGTGTTCGACCAGTCGCGAGACGAGATGGCGGAGTCGCGCCGGGTCACCCAGTGCGACGTGTTCGAGCGACTTCGCCAGTTTCTCTCTGACCTCCGTCTCCTCCTCGAACGCGAGGCCGACGCGCAGGTCGGCGAGTAGCTCCGGGGAGGCGACCTCGTCGGGGAACTCGACGGCGACGTAGCCCAGCGCCTCGGCAGCGCGTGCTCGCACGTAGTAGAACTCGTCCTCGTCGCTCAGTCGGTCACCCAGGTCGGACACGAGCGGGAGGACGTCGCCAGGCACCGACTCGGCGACCGAGACGAACAGTTTCGCGGTCGTCAATCGGACCGCCCGGTCCTCGTCGGTCAGGAAGGGAGCGAGTGCGGGGAGGACCGACGAGACCTGCGACGGCTGGTCCTGCGCGAGCGAGTCGAGCCGCCGCAGGGCGTCCTTGCGCGTCTTCGGTTCGTCGGCCTCGATGCGCGCGAGACAGTCGACGGCCGCCGCGTGGTCCCCTGCCTCGAGGTGTGCGACGAGGTCGTCGGCTGTCGTCGGTTGTCGTGTGTCCTCGTCACCCATTGGATTGTCCCTACTGCCCGCGTCTGGTGCCACCCGATAATAGTATTCGGTATCGGCGTGCTAGCGCGGGCCAGTCGACGCTGGTCCTGCGGTCGCGAGAACGAGAGAACGAGGGGCCGAGCTGCTGACGGGTGGACGGGAGTGGGACTGGTTCGCTCAGTCGTCCCCGGTGACGATGTCGGAGAGCTTCTGGCGGTCGAACAGCTCCCCGGAGTAGGTGTCCGAGAAGTACAGCGTGGCGTACCGTTCCGTCAGGAACAGGTTGTGGAGCGGGCCGGCGTAGATGGGGCCGCCGCGGAACACCATGTCGTTCTGGACCGCGGTGAGTTCGGACGCGACGCTGTGTTCCTTCATGAAGGACAGCACGGTGTCGACGAACTCCTGCCGGCTCTTGCCCTCGTGCCCGCGCACGAGGATGGAGTCGGGGTCGACCTCCAGCATCGTCTCGTAGTCGATCTGGCCGCGGTCGGTCGTCGAGAGCCCCTCGATGCCGGTGCCGGCGAGCGCGTCGGTGATGCCGAGGTCGTGGAACTGCTTCTTGTTCGTGCCCTGGTCGCTCACGCGGTAGGGATAGAACTTCTCGGGTTCGTCGCCGGCGGCGAAGGTCAACAGTGCGTTCGGCCGGTTGTCGGCGGACGGGAGGTCGGCCTGCACCGACGCGATGAACTCGTCGTGGAACTCCTTGAGCGCCGCGAACTTCTCCTCCTCCTGGTGGACCTGTGCGACCTTCTCGAACGCCTCGTACAGCGAGTAGTAGCGGTAGTCGTGCCAGCCGTCGGTGCGCCGGAAGATGGTGTTCCCGATGAAGGGGGCGACGTTCTTCTCGAGTTCCTCGACGTCGGCCTCCTTCAGGCCGAAGAAGGAGTTGTTGACCAGCCACTTCGGGTCGATGAGGTGGAGGTCGCCGTCCAGCTCGTAGAAGATCTCCTTGTCGATGCCGCTGTCACCGTTGAGCTTGGTGATGGCGTCCGTGTCGACGCTCACGCCGTCGAGTTCGTCGTAGTGGCTGGTGTGGAACCGCGACGGGAGCCCCATCGAGAGGATGGAGTCGCCGTGGCCGAGAGCGACCGACATGTCGCCGTAGTCGGGGAAGTAGTGGGTGACCGACTCGGGCGGCGAGTCGAAGGTCACCTCGCCGACGGGCGCCATCTCCACGGTGTAGGACTTCGAGCCGGTCTCGGTCTCCTTCCCGTCGCCGCCTTCGGTCGCGGTCGCGGTATCGGTCGCGTCGCCCGCGGTGTCGGTCCCGCTGGTCGTCTCGGTCGAGTCGGACCCGGACCCGCCGAGGCAGCCGGCGAGCAGACCCCCGCCGACGACAGCACTTCCGTACTTGAGATACGCTCGTCGTGTGGTCGACGTCGAACTCTCTTCAGCGTCGCGCATATCGTTTAGGCAAACCTAAAGGTAAAAACCACTTTCGATTTTTAGGAACGCCTAAACCGATGTGCGGTGACACCGTCGCACACGGGGAGAGATGTTTCGGAATACCGGCAGTCGGGTGTCAGACCTGCCGGACCATGTGTCGCCGAACAGCTCGCTGGCATTCGGCACAGGTGTCGTCGAGGCTGGCGACCGTGGCGAGTACCGGATGGTCGACCGGGAAGTCCTGGTAGATGTAGGTGAGGAGCGGACGGTGGCTCACGCCGGCCTCCGGCCCGTTGGTCGTTCTGCCATCGAGGAACGACTGGCGCTGCTCGGCGAGGCGCTGGCACCGGTCGCGGCGTTTCGCGAGCTGGTCGTGCCGCTGCTGCAGCCCCTCGAACCCGAGGGCCGTGAGGGGCGTCTCGTCGGCCGTGGCTATCCACCCGGCTATCGATTCGACGGTGTCACAGGCGGCGTCGACCCGGTCACGCTCGCGGTCGAGTGCGCGGCGCATCGCCTCGGTCTCGGCTCGTCTGGACCTCGCCTCGGAGAGGACCGCCTGTTTGAGCGTCGGGGAGAACGTCGTGTCCGTGGCAGGGGCGAGCGCGGTGGCGATGGCCTCGGACAGCTCGACACCGATGGTCTCGTGGAGCGACTCCGCCGCCTCGACGTCGTCCAGACTGTGGGGGCGAATCGTCTCGGCGAAGGCACGGCGGACGACCTGACACCCGTCCTCCGTCGCGTTCCCCGCCTGTGGGACGCTTCCGACGCCAGCCGTGGCACTCACCGGTCCGGGAGAGGCAGGGGTTGCCGGGCAGTCCTCGACACGAGCGATGAACCGGTCGATGGCGTCGAGCTTCGCCTCGACGGCCTCCTGCTCGCTCCGGACCCTGTCGAGTGCGTCGTGGGTGTACGGTCTGGGTGGCATGTGACTGGTCGAACGCTGCAGTGGTCGTCCCGTCAGTCCTCTTCGAGACTGGGGTGCGTGACCTGTTCGGCGGGGTGTGGCTCGGCGAACCGCTCGCGCATCCGCGCCAGAGACTGCTGTTCACGCCGCTGTCGTTCCTCGGTATCGATCTCCTCACAGCCCGGCGGGAGGTCGCGCCCGCGGTCGGTGAAGTACCCCTCTGGCGTGACCCAGTCGTGGTAGAACGGCTGGTCGTCGTCCTCGAGGATGGCGACCCCGACCTCGGCCCCGTGGCCGGCACAGACGGCGACCTGGTGCGGTTTCTCGGCGAGCCGACCGGCGGCGTACAGCCCGTCGACACCGGTCCGCCCGCGTTCGTCCGTGTCGACGAACGCCTTCCCGCGGTCGATGAGGCCGACGCCGTCGAGGTCGGCGAGGTAGCTGGTCTCGTTCTTCGTCGCGGCGACGACGTGCCGGGTGTGGTACCGGTCGTCTCCGTCGGTCTCGACGACGAACCCGTCGCCATCGTCGGCTCGCTGGACCCGCGTCACGACCGCCTCGTGACGCGTCGCCCCTGCCTCGTCGGCCTGTTCGCCGAGGAGGTCGAGGAACTGGCGGCCGTTGACGCCCGCGGGGAAGCCCGGGACGTTCTCCAGGTGGGCGTTGCGCCGGAGGATCGACGCACCGGCGTCGAGCACGAGCGTGTCGAACCCGTGGCGGGCCGTGAAGACGGCAGCCGAGAGGCCGGCCACGCCGCCGCCGACCACGACAACGTCCTGTGGTGTCTGGGTCGACATGGCTCAGACCTCCCCGTTGACGATGTCCGCGACGCGGTCGCGGTCGAACAGCTGTTCCTCCGCTGGAATCTCCGGGTACGGCTCGCCGTCGACGTAGCCCGGCCACTCCCCGAACTGGTCGGGATAGAGCTGCTTCGCGGTCATCTCGGTCTGGAACAGGGTGAGTATCGGCCCCTGTCGACGGGCGCCCTGGGCGTAGACGTTGCCCTCCTTCACGGCGGTGACCTCGCTGGCGATCTCGTCCTCCTCGAGCTTCGTCCGGATCTCGCCGAGGTCGTGGTACGCCGTCATCGGACCGAGTACGAGCAGCACGTCCGGGTCCGCCTCCAGGAGGAGTTCGTAGTCGAGCTGGATGTTCCGACCGTCCTCGCCGTACCCCTCGCCGACCGCCTCGCCCAGCGCGTCGGTGACGCCCATCGGCCGGGTGTGGGCGGCGTAGTAGCCCGGATGGTTCATCTTGTATCCCCACGCCTTCTCGTCGGACGTGGAGAACAGCACCAGCGCCGCGCTCGGGCGCTCGCTCTCCGGCGGGCGCTTCGCCTCGATGGTCTGGAGCATCGAGTCGTGGATGGCCGAGAGCGCCCCGTAGCGCTCTCGTTCACGGAAGACCCGCGCGACGTTGCCGAAGATCTCCCAGAGCGTGTAGTACTCGTACTGGTCGCCCCAGCCGGCGGGCGGTTCCTTGTGTGTGCCACTGAAGGTGTTCCCGAACCACGGACCGACGTTCTCCCGGATTTCCGTGATATCGCCGTCGTCCCAGCCCTCGGCGGTCGCGACCTTCGCCGGGTCGGCGATGTGGACGTCGCTGTCGAGGTCGTACAGTTTCTCCTTCGGCGGCGGCCACGAGGAGTACAGGCCCTCCCAGTCGACCGAGACCCCGTCGAGGTGGGTGAGGAACTTCCGGTACAGCGACTCGTGGTACCCGGGGGCGTGCATCGCGTTGATGGCGTCGCTGTGGCCCAGCGCAAGCAACATGTCCGCGTGATGGCCGAGTATCGTGAACACGTCCTGGGGGACGGACTCGAACTCGACCTCCCCCATCGGGGCCATCGAGACCGAGTAGGACCCGTCGTCGGCTGTTGTCGTGTCCACGTCGGTGTCTGTTCCAGCCGAGGTCCCATCTGTCGCCGTCCCTGTCCCTGTCGTGGTCGACTCGGTTTCGGAGCCGGACTGACCTGCACAGCCGGCGAGCAGGCCACCACCGACCACTGCGCTGCCGTACTTGATGTAGTCACGTCGCGTCGGTGCGTCCGTCGTGTTGGTGTCGTCGTCGCTCATGCTCAGAAGTCTCCGTTGATGATGTCCGCAACGCGGTCGCGGTCGAACAGTTCGCCCGAGAACCTGTCGGGGTAGAGGTCCTTCGCGGTGCGCTCGACCAGGAAGAGGTTGTGGATGGGGCCCTGGTAGGTCGGGCCGCCCCGGAAGACCCGGTCGTTCTGGACGGCGCTGAGGTTGCTGCCGATGTCGTGGTTCCGCAGGTACTCGACGACCGTGTCCTGGAACTCCTCGGCGGTCTTGGTCTCGTGGCCCTTGACGAGCAGGTACTCGGGGTCGACCTCGAGCAGCGTCTCGTAGTCGATCTTCGTCCGGTTCGTCGAGCTGATCCCCTCGACGTCCGTGCCCACGAACGCGTCCGTCACGTGCAGGTCACGCAGGTGCTTGATGCTCGTCCCGCCGGTATCGAGCCGGTACGGGGAGAACTTCTCGGGTTCGTCCCCGGCGGCGTAGACGAGGCCGATGGATGCGCCCTCGCCCTCGGCGGGGAGCTTCTCGGCCACGCGACCGCGGACGTACTCGTCGTGGAACGACCTGAAGGCCTGGTAGCGTTCCTGCTCCTGGAACAGTTCGGCGACCTTCTCGAAGGCCTCGTACATCGTGTAGTAGCGGTAGTCGTCGTGCCACTGGTCGGTCTGGCGGAAGATGAGGTTCCCGAGGAACGGGGCGACGTTCTCGGTGAGCTCGTCGATGTCGGACTGTTCCCACCCCTTGAAGTTGTTCATCAGCCAGTTGGGGTCGATGACGTGGACGTCGGCCCCCATCGAGTAGAACAGCTCCTTGTCGATGCCGCCCTGGTAGAGCTGCTGGAGGCTCTCCTTGTCGACGGAGACACCGTCCAGTTCGTCGTACCAGTGGGTGTGGAGGCGGGGCTTGTAGCCGACGCTCAACAGGCCGTCGGACTTCCCGAGCGCGATGCCCATGTCGGCGTAGCCCTGGCAGTAGGTCGCCCACGTCTCCGGGACGGACTCGAACTCGACGGTCCCGACCGGTTCCATCGAGACCGAGTATGACCCGTCGTCGCTCGTCTCCGTCTCTGTCTCGGTGTTCTCCGCCGTCGCTGTCTCGGTTCTGGTCGCCGTTTCCGACTCCGGCGTCTCGGTCGACCCCGTGTCGTTACTACTACAGCCAGCCAGGAGCCCAGCAGTGACGACTGCACTCCCGTACTTCAGGCACTTCCGTCGGGTCGGTGCATCCGACTTCGGTTGCTCGTCGGCCATATGGTTTTGGCGAGCCTAAACTAATAAAACAGTTGCGGATTTTAGGCGAGCCAAAAGCAGTCGCAGTCTGTCGATTACTCCACTGTTATCTCCATGAAATATTCGAGGGCCGTCACCCTCGCCAGGATACGCCGGCATCGTGGCCGAGAGAGATGGTGTCGTGGAAAGCGGCCCGGTTCAGTCGCGCTCCTCGGGTGTCCTGGCGAGTATCACGAGTGCCGTACTCGCTTCGGTCGCGACCGGCGAGATCGACCGGTCACCGTCGAAGTGAGCGATGTCACCCCCCGACAGTTCGAACGACTCCTCGCCGAGATGCAGCGTGATACCCCCCTCGAGGACGTGAAGGACGACCGTCCGCCCCGGATGCTGGTGGGGTTCGACCCGTTCTCCTGCGTCGAGTGTGAGTCTGATAGTCTTCGGTTCGGCTCCCTCGAAGACCGTCGCGTGCGGTGCTCCCTCCAGTTCTTTCAGGTTCCGTATCGTCGTCATTCTGGGTCCTCCGATGGCTGCGATGGTCGGCCGGCCGGTTCGAACTCGCCCGCCCGGATGCCCCGCCTCACGGGGTCGTGTTCGGCCTCGGTCGGGGGTGGCGCGGTCACGAGCAGGGCTTCGAGGCGCTCGTCGTCGGCCGCCCTGATGCCCCGGGCGGTCCCGGCCTCCACGACGACCGCGTCGCCCGGTCCGACCTGGTGTTCGGTCTCTGCCTCGCGGACCACACCGGTTCCCCGCCGGACGCTTATGACCACGTCACTCGCCGGCGCGTGCACGGGGACGAACTGGCCGGGTTCGAAGAACCCGCAGACGACCTTCGACCGGTCGGTACGGAACACCTCCTGGGCGGAGAAACGCTCCTCGTCGTAGGTACGGACGGTCTCGAAGTCGATAGCTGGCATCGAATCTCACCCCGGACGACAGACGTCGCACCCGATGGACCATACCCCGAGCAGGACGATGACGGCTGGAACGTGCGCGATAGCGAGCAACGGGAGCGTGAGCCAGCCGAGGTCCAGCGCGCTGCCGAGCGTGCGGGCTCCGGTCCCGAGCAGTGGCAGGGCGACCAGCGCACCGAGCGTGATGCCCAGCCGAGCCGGCAGCGACTGGTCGTCGATCACGTGATGGAGGTGTCCCACGTGTTCGTGGATCATCGTCGCCCACCACCGTTCTGGCGTCCGCATCTCGGTTCTAGCGTGCGATGCTGTGTGTCCTCGCCCGTTTTAGGCTGACCTAAAGCCATGTGTGTTGCTGGAGGCAGGACGAGGTTCAACGTTTCCACGAACATGTTCGCTGGGTCGATCGTTCCTGTCGTGAGTCCGAGGGGGCGACCGCCGCTTTCGCTGCTGGCCCCCATCTACAAGGATAAAGTGTCTCTGCTGCGGACGGACCAGTATGACCGACGAAGAGATCGACGAGGTCGACAGGGCCATCCTCTACGCGCTCCAGGAGGACGCCCGGAACATGTCCTCGGGCGACATCGCGGAACGAACCGGTACCTCGGGCAGCACCGTCCGGAAGCGCATCCAGCGCCTCGAATCCGACGGGATAATCAAGGGCTACAGCGCGAACGTGGACTACCAGCGCTCCGGCTATCCCCTCCGGATGTTGCTCTTCTGCACCGCGTCGATACCCGAACGCGGCAACCTCGTCCCGAAGATACTGGACATCGAGGGCGTCGTCTCGGTCCAGGAGCTGGTGACGGGCGAACAGAACCTCCTCGTGACGGCCGTCGGCGAGACGGACAGTGACATCACCCCGGTCGCACAGGAGCTCCTCGACATGGGGCTCACGGTCGCCGACG from Haloarchaeobius amylolyticus includes:
- a CDS encoding DUF7351 domain-containing protein, with amino-acid sequence MDERTGDVNREDAAAALGALADEARIDILLALWQSDPLGFATLQEAAGFADSGRFNYHLDKLVDQFVAKTDDAYHLTPSGAKAVDLVLDERFGPAPAPIDQPAGADCPRCDTELRARYEDGDLELACPACETLVHYGYFPPRGRATRDPDAFLDAYSQRLWRDFTLAHRGVCPHCSGRMDTRVEADLDWYLDYAAKSTCHDCGATVGSTIGLRLLADPSVVAFLGDHGIHADERRFWTFDFCLDDDGVRVRSTDPPRYLVPVAAGDETLEVTVDASAAVVETARRTPR
- a CDS encoding ABC transporter substrate-binding protein; amino-acid sequence: MSDETNDVDRPTRRDYLRYGGAVVGGSLLAGCTGDSDSTATTDQTRAGAGTATETTAPETEATTTEDTSYTASISPVGEVTFDEVPTNVMAYSPQYADMLVALGHADSLNSLGFPESYGKGLGYFLDAFDGVSIDTGGLTKLFSNSSFDKEILYELDSDVHLMDPAWLSNFDNWSKTDTEEIRNQIGPWFANRYSREHTQPPEGWRDGYRYYTIWEITERVADVFQERERFEALKAEYETLYGHIRANLPPKNERPTVGLVAFWEGKFYPYKISGPGFGKAHTRPMGARDAFADSDRTYDENYDAAYDYEGMLEVDPDVILHNFAVTPFYDWTKITKAVSEDPIGQELSAVKNDRFYASGQSFQGPLQNLLQLEMTAKQLYPDQFGEWPRFEEGQSYPALPEDEQLFDHQRVADIVTGDL
- a CDS encoding NifU family protein → MSAEGLERQTRNYLSNNVPQIQQHGGSFEIRDVDEASGRATVAIGGACSGCGIAPMTMKAIERRLPESVEGLEEVEVVRSGGPRAAVMPSKTDEMEDMDEYEDYSPPF
- a CDS encoding HEAT repeat domain-containing protein, with translation MGDEDTRQPTTADDLVAHLEAGDHAAAVDCLARIEADEPKTRKDALRRLDSLAQDQPSQVSSVLPALAPFLTDEDRAVRLTTAKLFVSVAESVPGDVLPLVSDLGDRLSDEDEFYYVRARAAEALGYVAVEFPDEVASPELLADLRVGLAFEEETEVREKLAKSLEHVALGDPARLRHLVSRLVEHLDDESDLVRYHLTTGLVVVGCASPAALADVQDALADRLDDENPQVRGRAAEALGLLARSDAVESALPDGVPGLTDDEDGFVADRARFATGDLENSNDAGGNASPGTLESVRETTADAVEAVRTPADADECPGCGLTLPDDDVPFCPRCGAPH
- a CDS encoding ABC transporter substrate-binding protein; the encoded protein is MRDAEESSTSTTRRAYLKYGSAVVGGGLLAGCLGGSGSDSTETTSGTDTAGDATDTATATEGGDGKETETGSKSYTVEMAPVGEVTFDSPPESVTHYFPDYGDMSVALGHGDSILSMGLPSRFHTSHYDELDGVSVDTDAITKLNGDSGIDKEIFYELDGDLHLIDPKWLVNNSFFGLKEADVEELEKNVAPFIGNTIFRRTDGWHDYRYYSLYEAFEKVAQVHQEEEKFAALKEFHDEFIASVQADLPSADNRPNALLTFAAGDEPEKFYPYRVSDQGTNKKQFHDLGITDALAGTGIEGLSTTDRGQIDYETMLEVDPDSILVRGHEGKSRQEFVDTVLSFMKEHSVASELTAVQNDMVFRGGPIYAGPLHNLFLTERYATLYFSDTYSGELFDRQKLSDIVTGDD
- a CDS encoding DUF7260 family protein; this translates as MPPRPYTHDALDRVRSEQEAVEAKLDAIDRFIARVEDCPATPASPGPVSATAGVGSVPQAGNATEDGCQVVRRAFAETIRPHSLDDVEAAESLHETIGVELSEAIATALAPATDTTFSPTLKQAVLSEARSRRAETEAMRRALDRERDRVDAACDTVESIAGWIATADETPLTALGFEGLQQRHDQLAKRRDRCQRLAEQRQSFLDGRTTNGPEAGVSHRPLLTYIYQDFPVDHPVLATVASLDDTCAECQRAVRRHMVRQV
- a CDS encoding FAD-dependent oxidoreductase, which gives rise to MSTQTPQDVVVVGGGVAGLSAAVFTARHGFDTLVLDAGASILRRNAHLENVPGFPAGVNGRQFLDLLGEQADEAGATRHEAVVTRVQRADDGDGFVVETDGDDRYHTRHVVAATKNETSYLADLDGVGLIDRGKAFVDTDERGRTGVDGLYAAGRLAEKPHQVAVCAGHGAEVGVAILEDDDQPFYHDWVTPEGYFTDRGRDLPPGCEEIDTEERQRREQQSLARMRERFAEPHPAEQVTHPSLEED
- a CDS encoding ABC transporter substrate-binding protein, producing the protein MSDDDTNTTDAPTRRDYIKYGSAVVGGGLLAGCAGQSGSETESTTTGTGTATDGTSAGTDTDVDTTTADDGSYSVSMAPMGEVEFESVPQDVFTILGHHADMLLALGHSDAINAMHAPGYHESLYRKFLTHLDGVSVDWEGLYSSWPPPKEKLYDLDSDVHIADPAKVATAEGWDDGDITEIRENVGPWFGNTFSGTHKEPPAGWGDQYEYYTLWEIFGNVARVFRERERYGALSAIHDSMLQTIEAKRPPESERPSAALVLFSTSDEKAWGYKMNHPGYYAAHTRPMGVTDALGEAVGEGYGEDGRNIQLDYELLLEADPDVLLVLGPMTAYHDLGEIRTKLEEDEIASEVTAVKEGNVYAQGARRQGPILTLFQTEMTAKQLYPDQFGEWPGYVDGEPYPEIPAEEQLFDRDRVADIVNGEV
- a CDS encoding ABC transporter substrate-binding protein, which encodes MADEQPKSDAPTRRKCLKYGSAVVTAGLLAGCSSNDTGSTETPESETATRTETATAENTETETETSDDGSYSVSMEPVGTVEFESVPETWATYCQGYADMGIALGKSDGLLSVGYKPRLHTHWYDELDGVSVDKESLQQLYQGGIDKELFYSMGADVHVIDPNWLMNNFKGWEQSDIDELTENVAPFLGNLIFRQTDQWHDDYRYYTMYEAFEKVAELFQEQERYQAFRSFHDEYVRGRVAEKLPAEGEGASIGLVYAAGDEPEKFSPYRLDTGGTSIKHLRDLHVTDAFVGTDVEGISSTNRTKIDYETLLEVDPEYLLVKGHETKTAEEFQDTVVEYLRNHDIGSNLSAVQNDRVFRGGPTYQGPIHNLFLVERTAKDLYPDRFSGELFDRDRVADIINGDF
- a CDS encoding cupin domain-containing protein — encoded protein: MTTIRNLKELEGAPHATVFEGAEPKTIRLTLDAGERVEPHQHPGRTVVLHVLEGGITLHLGEESFELSGGDIAHFDGDRSISPVATEASTALVILARTPEERD
- a CDS encoding cupin domain-containing protein; protein product: MPAIDFETVRTYDEERFSAQEVFRTDRSKVVCGFFEPGQFVPVHAPASDVVISVRRGTGVVREAETEHQVGPGDAVVVEAGTARGIRAADDERLEALLVTAPPPTEAEHDPVRRGIRAGEFEPAGRPSQPSEDPE
- a CDS encoding Lrp/AsnC family transcriptional regulator translates to MTDEEIDEVDRAILYALQEDARNMSSGDIAERTGTSGSTVRKRIQRLESDGIIKGYSANVDYQRSGYPLRMLLFCTASIPERGNLVPKILDIEGVVSVQELVTGEQNLLVTAVGETDSDITPVAQELLDMGLTVADEVLVRSHETTPFGRFVPGGADDEE